Proteins from a single region of Oreochromis niloticus isolate F11D_XX linkage group LG7, O_niloticus_UMD_NMBU, whole genome shotgun sequence:
- the ch25hl2 gene encoding cholesterol 25-hydroxylase-like protein 2 — protein sequence MMSVGGLLRTETLSWMSNVDNVTGDYSQDLVLQPIWDYLRQNYHDLLRSPLFPVVLSVTTYFLLVALYTVLDLLAPNWPCINRYRLHPDRPITWPNIWTTLGVTIYNHLLYIFPAAVAQWLWRPPTPLPPEAPTLFSFFLGILGCMVVFDFQYYLWHLLHHRVAWLYRTFHAIHHQYNQPFSLVTQYLSGWELFSVGFWATVDPILLQCHCLTAWSFMVFNVYVSTEDHCGYDFPWATHNLVPFGLWGGAPKHDAHHQRPGTNFAPFFSHWDWLGAPTLCQLPPATLPRESQKR from the coding sequence ATGATGAGCGTGGGCGGGTTACTCAGAACTGAGACTTTATCTTGGATGTCAAATGTAGACAATGTGACTGGGGATTATTCCCAGGACTTGGTCCTGCAGCCTATTTGGGACTATCTCCGTCAGAACTACCACGACCTCCTAAGAAGTCCTCTCTTCCCCGTGGTCCTCTCAGTCACTACCTATTTTCTCCTGGTCGCTCTTTACACTGTGTTGGACCTGCTTGCTCCCAACTGGCCGTGCATCAACCGCTACAGGCTGCATCCAGACAGACCCATCACCTGGCCTAACATCTGGACCACCTTGGGTGTCACCATTTACAATCACCTGCTTTACATCTTTCCTGCTGCAGTTGCACAGTGGTTGTGGAGGCCACCAACCCCTCTACCCCCTGAAGCCCCCACTCTCTTCAGTTTTTTCCTGGGCATCCTGGGCTGTATGGTGGTCTTTGACTTCCAGTACTACCTGTGGCACCTGCTGCACCACCGGGTTGCTTGGTTGTACCGCACTTTCCACGCAATCCACCACCAGTACAACCAGCCTTTCAGCCTTGTCACCCAGTACCTGTCTGGCTGGGAGTTATTTAGCGTGGGATTTTGGGCCACAGTAGACCCCATCCTGCTGCAGTGCCACTGCCTCACAGCATGGAGCTTCATGGTATTCAATGTCTATGTTTCCACTGAGGATCACTGTGGCTATGACTTCCCTTGGGCCACACATAACTTGGTGCCCTTTGGCCTCTGGGGTGGTGCTCCGAAGCATGACGCTCACCACCAGAGACCTGGCACTAATTTTGCCCCATTCTTCTCTCACTGGGACTGGCTGGGGGCACCCACACTGTGCCAGCTGCCTCCAGCCACTCTGCCACGGGAGAGCCAGaagagatga